In Paractinoplanes brasiliensis, the following proteins share a genomic window:
- a CDS encoding PfkB family carbohydrate kinase: MRLVIVGDTLLDRDVDGSVRRVAPDAPAPVLDEERVSERPGGAGLAALLAAQSGQEVALVTALADDAGGARLSELLAEAGVRVYALPLLGATPEKVRLRSDGHVLLRLDRGGEAQPPGDAPEAVLDLLRGAKAILVSDYGRGVARHPELRRALGETKAAIVWDPHPNGPPPVPNTRLVTPNLAEVRKLSGDGGGGSTLAAAQRGAQALRQQWRAGAVVVTCGADGAVLCHSGPTPLVVPAPEAGDGDTCGAGDRFAASAALALAEGALVSEAVQRAVADASAYVAGGGAAAPAREPVAVRERIGASDAGRLVAEVRERGGTVVATGGCFDLLHVGHLATLRAARRLGDCLIVCLNSDDSVRGLKGPERPLNPQQDRARMLAALDCVDAVVIFGESTPEAVLTWLRPDVWVKGGDYDSLPETELVERWGGQTVIVPYLDGRSTTKTINAAQAASSRR, encoded by the coding sequence ATGAGGCTCGTCATCGTCGGCGACACCCTGCTCGACCGGGACGTGGACGGCAGCGTACGGCGGGTCGCCCCGGACGCGCCGGCGCCCGTGCTCGACGAGGAGCGGGTCTCCGAGCGTCCCGGCGGGGCCGGCCTGGCGGCGCTGCTCGCGGCGCAGTCGGGTCAGGAGGTCGCGCTGGTCACGGCCCTGGCCGATGACGCCGGGGGCGCCCGCCTGAGCGAGCTGCTGGCCGAGGCCGGGGTGAGGGTCTACGCGCTGCCGCTGCTGGGCGCCACGCCCGAGAAGGTGCGGCTGCGCTCGGACGGGCACGTGCTGCTGCGCCTGGACCGCGGTGGGGAGGCCCAGCCGCCGGGCGACGCTCCCGAGGCGGTGCTCGACCTGCTTCGCGGGGCGAAAGCCATCCTGGTCAGCGACTACGGACGTGGGGTGGCCCGGCATCCGGAGCTGCGGCGGGCGCTGGGCGAGACCAAGGCGGCGATCGTCTGGGACCCGCACCCCAACGGCCCGCCGCCGGTGCCGAACACGCGGCTGGTCACGCCGAACCTGGCCGAGGTGCGCAAACTGTCGGGCGACGGGGGCGGCGGCTCCACCTTGGCCGCGGCTCAGCGAGGCGCCCAGGCGTTGCGGCAACAATGGCGGGCCGGCGCGGTCGTCGTCACGTGCGGGGCTGACGGGGCGGTGCTGTGTCACTCGGGGCCGACCCCGCTGGTCGTGCCGGCGCCGGAAGCCGGGGACGGCGACACCTGCGGGGCGGGGGACAGGTTCGCGGCCAGCGCGGCGCTCGCCCTGGCCGAGGGGGCGCTCGTCTCCGAAGCCGTGCAGCGGGCGGTGGCTGATGCTTCTGCGTACGTGGCCGGCGGTGGCGCGGCCGCTCCCGCTCGCGAGCCCGTCGCCGTCCGCGAACGGATCGGGGCCTCCGACGCAGGGCGGCTCGTGGCCGAGGTACGCGAGCGCGGCGGGACCGTCGTGGCCACGGGCGGCTGTTTCGACCTGCTGCACGTCGGGCATCTGGCGACCCTGCGCGCCGCCCGCCGGCTCGGTGACTGCCTGATCGTCTGCCTCAACAGCGATGACTCCGTACGGGGTCTCAAAGGTCCCGAGCGGCCGTTGAACCCGCAGCAGGACCGGGCACGCATGCTCGCCGCCCTCGACTGTGTGGACGCCGTGGTGATCTTCGGCGAGTCCACCCCGGAGGCGGTGCTCACCTGGCTGCGGCCCGACGTGTGGGTCAAGGGCGGGGACTACGACTCGCTGCCGGAGACCGAGCTGGTCGAGCGGTGGGGCGGCCAGACGGTGATCGTGCCCTACCTCGACGGCCGGTCCACCACCAAGACCATCAACGCGGCGCAGGCCGCTTCCTCGCGGAGGTAA
- a CDS encoding SDR family oxidoreductase — protein MDAVIVTGGSSGLGAAVVDAVIKAGGRPYVIDRQAPADGVAWIECDLADTRAAEAATRRAIEEAGGAVDGVVTAAGMDVPGALADIPGETWDRIVTIDLLATAAVIRAAIPALKESHGGIVTVASTLGVKAVSDATAYCAAKFGVVGFTRALSAELAGQVNVTLVIPGGMRTKFFDERDDQYKPGPDAILNDPANVASAIMFALGQPRGCAVRELVIAAETETSYP, from the coding sequence ATGGACGCAGTTATCGTCACCGGTGGTTCGAGCGGGCTCGGTGCGGCCGTGGTCGACGCCGTCATCAAGGCCGGCGGACGCCCGTACGTGATCGACCGCCAGGCCCCGGCCGACGGTGTCGCCTGGATCGAGTGCGACCTGGCCGACACCCGCGCCGCCGAGGCCGCCACCCGCCGCGCGATCGAGGAGGCCGGCGGCGCCGTCGACGGCGTCGTGACGGCAGCGGGAATGGACGTGCCCGGTGCGCTGGCCGACATCCCCGGCGAGACCTGGGACCGCATCGTCACCATCGATCTGCTGGCCACCGCGGCCGTCATCCGGGCCGCGATCCCGGCGCTCAAGGAGTCGCACGGAGGCATCGTCACCGTCGCCTCCACGCTCGGCGTCAAGGCGGTCAGCGACGCCACCGCGTACTGCGCGGCCAAGTTCGGCGTGGTCGGCTTCACCCGGGCGCTCTCGGCCGAACTGGCCGGGCAGGTCAACGTGACCCTGGTGATCCCCGGCGGGATGCGGACCAAGTTCTTCGACGAGCGCGACGACCAGTACAAGCCCGGCCCCGACGCCATCCTCAACGACCCGGCCAACGTCGCCTCGGCCATCATGTTCGCCCTCGGCCAGCCCCGCGGCTGCGCCGTCCGCGAACTGGTGATCGCGGCCGAGACCGAGACGTCCTACCCGTGA
- a CDS encoding glycosyltransferase family 9 protein: MSIVHPGAKSPSRRWPVERYATVARELIAEGHRVVITGSEAERDLALRVAERAGLGESAVPRTGLGELAALVAHARVVISGDTGIAHLASAYRTPSVVLFGPMSPERWGPPGRPQHRAIWHGTRSEPGDNPGPGVHPALLAIEPGEVLAAAREVTGAAATL; this comes from the coding sequence GTGTCGATCGTTCATCCGGGGGCCAAGTCGCCGTCGCGGCGGTGGCCGGTGGAGCGCTACGCGACTGTGGCCAGGGAACTGATTGCGGAGGGTCACCGTGTGGTGATCACCGGCTCTGAGGCCGAGCGAGACCTCGCCCTACGGGTCGCTGAACGTGCCGGCCTCGGTGAGTCGGCTGTGCCGCGTACGGGGCTGGGGGAGCTTGCTGCCCTTGTCGCGCACGCGCGGGTGGTGATCAGTGGGGACACCGGCATCGCGCATCTGGCGTCGGCATACCGTACGCCGTCGGTGGTCCTGTTCGGACCGATGTCGCCGGAGCGCTGGGGGCCGCCCGGCCGGCCGCAGCACCGGGCGATCTGGCACGGGACCCGCAGCGAGCCCGGCGACAACCCCGGCCCCGGCGTGCATCCGGCGCTCCTGGCCATCGAGCCCGGCGAGGTGCTCGCCGCCGCCCGCGAGGTGACCGGTGCGGCTGCGACGCTCTGA
- a CDS encoding DNA topoisomerase IB, translating to MRLRRSELSKPGYARQRTGKGFTYRDADGSRLTDSAAVERIKALVIPPAWTDVWISTDPRGHIQATGIDAAGRKQYRYHDEWRTARDEEKFDHALEVAARLPKIRDRLRADLTERRGLTRERVLAAIVRLLDMGMFRIGSDQYAVREDDPSFGLSTLQPSHVRTKGGCVLLEFQGKSGVSHSGTVDDGEVCRVLRDLKARRRGEDRLFAYYDRSARRWREIHADDINDYLREASGEQMTAKDFRTWHGTVEAARSLASQGPQPTESKRKKAVSRAMKDVSGLLGNTPAVARASYVDPRVLEAYEDGDVVKSGSEKAVAKLIKETRD from the coding sequence GTGCGGCTGCGACGCTCTGAACTGAGCAAACCCGGGTACGCGCGACAGCGTACGGGGAAAGGTTTCACCTACCGTGACGCCGATGGTTCGCGGCTCACCGACAGTGCAGCCGTCGAGCGGATCAAGGCGCTCGTCATCCCGCCGGCGTGGACCGATGTGTGGATCTCGACCGACCCGCGCGGGCACATTCAGGCGACCGGGATCGACGCCGCGGGCCGTAAGCAGTACCGCTACCACGACGAGTGGCGGACCGCACGCGACGAGGAGAAGTTCGATCACGCGCTGGAGGTGGCGGCGCGGCTGCCGAAGATCCGCGACCGGCTCCGTGCCGACCTCACCGAGAGGCGCGGCCTGACCCGGGAACGCGTGCTGGCGGCGATCGTCCGGCTGCTCGACATGGGCATGTTCCGGATCGGCAGCGACCAGTACGCCGTACGGGAGGACGACCCGTCGTTCGGGCTCTCGACCCTGCAGCCCTCGCATGTGCGCACCAAAGGCGGGTGTGTGCTGCTGGAATTCCAGGGCAAGTCGGGCGTGTCGCACTCGGGCACTGTCGACGACGGCGAGGTCTGCCGGGTTCTGCGCGACCTCAAGGCCCGTCGCCGCGGTGAGGACCGGCTGTTCGCGTACTACGACCGGTCCGCGCGCCGCTGGCGGGAGATCCACGCCGACGACATCAACGACTACCTGCGCGAGGCCAGCGGCGAACAGATGACGGCGAAGGATTTCCGTACGTGGCACGGAACCGTCGAAGCGGCCCGGTCGCTCGCCTCGCAGGGGCCGCAGCCGACGGAATCGAAGCGCAAGAAGGCCGTGTCGCGGGCGATGAAGGACGTGTCCGGACTGCTGGGCAACACGCCGGCGGTGGCGCGGGCGTCGTATGTCGATCCGCGGGTGCTGGAGGCCTACGAGGACGGCGACGTCGTGAAGTCCGGCAGCGAGAAAGCGGTCGCCAAGCTGATCAAAGAGACGAGGGACTAG
- a CDS encoding IS4 family transposase produces the protein MVRVAAGPFAPGHLGELTQQVPFEMIDTVLAQTRCTQQRVRDLPSRVVVYLLLAGCLFAEIGYRQVWQRLISGLDGLPVTDPSAAALTKARARVGPQPLRALFDLLRGPAASMAGPVRWRGLLVCAIDGTTLFTADTTANLARYSKQRGGRTGGSSYPMLRLVTIMACGTRSVMDAVFGPITSGETTYAKDLLARLPAGVLLLADRNFAAGQLLNLVTGCGSHLLVRAKTGRGGPKLPVLHRLVDGSYRSMFGGQSVRVIDAEISIKTKAGTVTGVYRLITTLLDPDAYPATTILRLYHERWEIETAYLEIKSSILDGRVLRARTPTGVDQEIHALLVTYQILRTAMTDATNSDTSTDPDRASFTIALHAARDQVIQAAGVIADTVIDLIGKIGRLVLDDLLPARRLRVNARTVKRAISKYNARGPNIDRRTYQATISLTILAGPP, from the coding sequence GTGGTCCGGGTCGCGGCAGGCCCGTTCGCGCCGGGTCATCTGGGTGAGCTGACCCAACAGGTGCCGTTCGAGATGATCGATACGGTCCTGGCTCAGACCCGCTGTACTCAGCAGCGGGTTCGGGACCTGCCCTCGCGGGTCGTGGTGTATCTGTTGCTCGCGGGGTGTTTGTTCGCCGAGATCGGCTATCGGCAGGTGTGGCAACGCCTGATCAGTGGCCTGGACGGGCTGCCGGTCACGGACCCGAGCGCGGCCGCGTTGACCAAGGCCCGTGCCCGGGTCGGCCCGCAACCGTTACGGGCGTTGTTCGACCTGCTGCGCGGCCCGGCAGCCAGCATGGCCGGGCCGGTGCGCTGGCGCGGTCTGCTGGTCTGCGCGATCGACGGCACCACCTTGTTCACGGCCGACACCACGGCGAACCTGGCCCGATACTCCAAACAACGCGGCGGACGCACCGGCGGGTCGAGCTATCCGATGCTGCGGCTGGTCACGATCATGGCCTGCGGCACCCGATCGGTGATGGACGCCGTGTTCGGGCCGATCACCAGCGGCGAGACCACGTATGCCAAGGATCTTCTCGCCCGGCTACCCGCCGGGGTGCTGTTGCTGGCCGACCGCAACTTCGCCGCCGGTCAGCTGCTCAACCTCGTGACCGGCTGCGGATCACATCTGCTCGTCCGGGCCAAGACCGGCCGTGGTGGTCCGAAGCTTCCCGTACTGCACCGTTTGGTCGACGGCTCCTACCGGTCGATGTTCGGCGGCCAGAGCGTCCGGGTCATCGACGCCGAGATCAGCATCAAGACAAAGGCCGGCACGGTCACCGGTGTCTACCGGCTGATCACCACCCTGCTCGACCCGGACGCCTACCCCGCCACGACGATCTTGCGGCTCTATCACGAGCGGTGGGAAATCGAGACCGCCTACCTGGAGATCAAATCGAGCATCCTCGACGGCCGGGTACTACGAGCACGCACCCCGACCGGCGTCGACCAGGAAATCCACGCGCTGCTGGTCACCTACCAGATCCTGCGCACCGCGATGACCGACGCCACCAACAGCGACACCAGCACAGACCCGGACCGGGCCAGCTTCACCATCGCCCTGCACGCCGCCCGTGACCAGGTCATCCAAGCCGCGGGTGTCATCGCCGACACCGTCATCGACCTGATCGGCAAGATCGGCCGCCTCGTCCTCGACGACCTCCTGCCCGCCCGACGGCTACGCGTCAACGCCCGCACCGTCAAACGAGCCATCTCCAAATACAACGCCCGCGGCCCAAACATCGACCGGCGCACCTACCAGGCCACCATCAGCCTCACCATCCTCGCCGGACCACCTTGA
- a CDS encoding IS3 family transposase (programmed frameshift), whose protein sequence is MVVAQDGVMSRKKGPRAGGPRARRNFTPGQKLDLLTRYEQAVEAGEGGAFLRREGLYSSLMSEWRRARDAGLLQGKPAGETVGRPSAEQAEIARLRRELELAQAKLARTETALTIMGKAPRALGGHLQERAGRSGRVRARQALMDTYHQLTSVKITTREAERLTGIARSSADRDRRRPTPVGPARQAPANALTTAERERVLRLLNSPEFVDAAPAQIYAALLDQGVYVGSIATMYRIMREHEQVRERRRQARHPARTRPELVADAPRQVYSWDITKLAGPVKGVYFDAYVMIDIYSRYIVGARVHARESGPLAESMMREVFGAHGVPHVVHADRGTSMTSKSVADLLEDLQVTRSHSRPKTSNDNPYSEAWFKTLKYAPVFPHRFATLADARTFMAQFVTWYNHAHRHSGIGLHTPADVHHSRHHQIRAGREDTLAAARTAHPERFGTDRPLPKILDLPDQVWINRPDLQTQPERQAA, encoded by the exons ATGGTCGTGGCCCAGGATGGGGTCATGAGTCGCAAGAAGGGACCGCGTGCGGGCGGGCCGCGGGCCCGCCGGAACTTCACGCCGGGACAGAAGCTGGACCTGCTGACCCGCTACGAGCAGGCCGTGGAGGCCGGTGAGGGCGGGGCGTTCCTGCGGCGGGAGGGCTTGTACTCGTCGTTGATGTCGGAGTGGCGCCGGGCTCGTGACGCCGGGCTGTTGCAGGGTAAACCCGCTGGTGAGACCGTCGGGCGGCCGTCGGCGGAGCAGGCCGAGATCGCCCGGCTGCGGCGGGAGCTGGAGTTGGCGCAGGCGAAGCTGGCGCGGACGGAGACGGCGTTGACGATCATGGGAAAAGCGC CGCGAGCTCTTGGAGGACATCTCCAGGAGCGAGCCGGACGGTCCGGACGTGTTCGGGCTCGGCAAGCGCTGATGGACACCTACCACCAGCTGACCAGTGTGAAGATCACGACGCGGGAGGCGGAACGGCTGACCGGGATCGCCCGGTCCAGCGCGGACCGCGACCGGCGCCGCCCGACACCGGTCGGGCCGGCCCGGCAGGCACCGGCGAACGCGCTCACTACGGCCGAGCGCGAGCGGGTGCTGCGGTTGTTGAACAGTCCGGAGTTCGTCGATGCCGCCCCGGCGCAGATCTACGCGGCACTGCTGGACCAGGGTGTCTACGTGGGCTCGATCGCCACCATGTACCGGATCATGCGTGAGCACGAGCAGGTCCGGGAGCGGCGCCGGCAGGCCCGGCACCCGGCCCGGACACGTCCCGAGCTGGTCGCCGACGCACCCCGGCAGGTCTACAGCTGGGACATCACGAAACTCGCCGGACCGGTCAAGGGCGTCTACTTCGACGCGTACGTGATGATCGACATCTACTCCCGGTACATCGTCGGCGCACGGGTGCACGCCCGCGAATCGGGTCCGCTGGCCGAGAGCATGATGCGTGAGGTATTCGGCGCCCACGGCGTCCCGCACGTGGTCCACGCCGACCGGGGCACCTCGATGACCTCGAAATCGGTGGCTGACCTGCTCGAAGACCTTCAAGTGACCCGCTCACACTCACGGCCGAAGACCTCGAACGACAACCCGTACAGCGAGGCCTGGTTCAAGACGCTCAAATACGCGCCGGTCTTCCCGCACCGCTTCGCGACCCTCGCGGACGCCCGGACCTTCATGGCCCAGTTCGTGACCTGGTACAACCACGCCCACCGGCATTCCGGGATCGGCCTGCACACCCCCGCCGACGTCCACCACAGCCGCCACCACCAGATCCGCGCCGGCCGCGAGGACACCCTCGCCGCGGCCCGCACCGCCCACCCGGAACGGTTCGGCACCGACCGGCCACTGCCCAAGATCCTCGACCTGCCCGACCAGGTCTGGATCAACCGGCCCGACCTGCAAACCCAGCCCGAACGCCAAGCCGCTTAA
- a CDS encoding 1-phosphofructokinase family hexose kinase, with product MTDRVMVFAPAPILTVTIEQHHDAPDLHVHPGGQGVWQARMISALGVPVTLCVALGGEPGLLVGALLGEEGYDVRAVSRRAATGWYVHDRRDGERDTVAEHPGEPLERHDLDELHNVALTEGLRSSVAVLSGPHGPSVVDPALYERLAADLTANGVRVVADLSGDYLSAVLEGGVAFVKVSHEELIDDGLAGDDSVDSLLAAGRKLLERGVEAVLISRAGDAALALYDGHECEVHPPPLRVNEHRGAGDSMTAGVASVLARGGSMEEALRTGSAAGALNVTRHGLGTGRGEAVRELMSRVRIEPR from the coding sequence ATGACCGACCGGGTGATGGTTTTTGCCCCCGCGCCGATTTTGACCGTCACGATCGAGCAGCACCACGATGCGCCGGATCTGCACGTCCACCCGGGCGGGCAGGGTGTCTGGCAGGCCCGCATGATCTCCGCGCTCGGAGTGCCGGTGACCTTGTGCGTCGCGCTCGGCGGGGAACCGGGGCTTCTTGTCGGGGCGCTGCTCGGGGAGGAGGGTTACGACGTGCGTGCGGTGTCCCGGCGCGCCGCGACCGGGTGGTACGTGCACGACCGCCGGGACGGGGAGCGGGACACGGTGGCCGAGCATCCGGGGGAGCCCCTGGAACGCCACGACCTCGACGAGCTGCACAACGTGGCGCTGACCGAGGGGCTGCGCTCGTCGGTGGCCGTGCTGAGCGGGCCGCACGGACCCTCGGTGGTCGACCCCGCCCTGTACGAGCGGCTCGCGGCTGATCTGACGGCGAACGGCGTACGGGTCGTGGCCGACCTGTCCGGGGACTACCTTTCCGCCGTACTGGAAGGTGGGGTGGCCTTCGTCAAGGTCAGTCACGAGGAGCTGATCGATGACGGCCTGGCCGGGGACGACAGCGTCGACTCGCTGCTGGCCGCGGGGCGCAAACTGCTCGAACGCGGTGTCGAGGCGGTGCTGATCAGCCGGGCCGGGGATGCCGCGCTGGCGCTCTACGACGGGCACGAGTGCGAGGTGCATCCGCCGCCGCTGCGGGTCAACGAGCATCGAGGAGCGGGGGACTCGATGACCGCGGGAGTGGCTTCGGTGCTGGCCCGGGGTGGTTCGATGGAGGAGGCCCTGCGTACGGGGTCGGCCGCGGGCGCCCTCAACGTGACCCGGCACGGCCTGGGGACAGGGCGGGGCGAGGCGGTGCGGGAGTTGATGAGCCGCGTCCGGATCGAGCCGCGATGA
- the surE gene encoding 5'/3'-nucleotidase SurE: MRVLVTNDDGIAAPGLAALASAVPSSYEVVVAAPREEASGLSSALTAVVSDGQIMITPADISDLSAYGVAASPAYIVVLASLGVFGPPPDLVLSGINRGANAGRAVLHSATVGAALTAANYGMRAMAVSLDVLHPSAKVSAASGGNAIVLPSDDALHWGAAATTAASLLGVLEEAPKGTVFNVNVPDRPAPPDLREATLASFGQAGIAVAEAGEGFVRTTIERVDEPLVPGTDLALLADGYATVTALRPPAEVPGIRIPAQRRVSS, encoded by the coding sequence ATGAGGGTGCTCGTCACCAACGACGACGGGATCGCGGCGCCCGGTCTGGCCGCTCTGGCGTCGGCCGTTCCTTCCTCGTACGAGGTTGTCGTGGCCGCCCCTCGGGAAGAGGCCAGCGGCCTGAGCTCGGCGCTGACGGCGGTGGTCTCCGACGGCCAGATCATGATCACGCCGGCTGACATCTCGGACCTGTCCGCGTACGGGGTGGCGGCCTCACCCGCGTACATCGTGGTGCTGGCGTCCTTGGGGGTCTTCGGCCCACCGCCGGACCTCGTGCTGTCCGGGATCAACCGGGGCGCCAACGCCGGACGGGCCGTGCTGCACTCGGCGACCGTCGGCGCGGCGCTGACCGCGGCCAATTACGGCATGCGGGCGATGGCGGTGTCGCTGGACGTGCTCCACCCGTCGGCCAAGGTGTCGGCCGCGTCCGGAGGCAACGCGATCGTGCTGCCCTCGGACGATGCGCTCCACTGGGGTGCCGCCGCCACAACCGCGGCCTCGTTGCTGGGTGTGCTCGAGGAAGCGCCCAAGGGCACGGTGTTCAACGTGAACGTGCCCGACCGTCCGGCGCCGCCCGACTTGCGCGAGGCCACGCTGGCGTCGTTCGGCCAGGCGGGCATCGCGGTCGCCGAGGCCGGGGAGGGTTTCGTCCGTACGACCATCGAGCGCGTCGACGAGCCGCTGGTGCCCGGCACCGACCTGGCACTGCTGGCCGACGGGTACGCGACAGTGACCGCCCTGCGCCCGCCCGCCGAGGTCCCCGGCATCCGCATCCCCGCTCAGCGCCGGGTCTCCTCGTAG
- a CDS encoding glycosyltransferase 87 family protein: MAKRWIWVAAVVAGLVSAGVALGRPAQFRLTDLSVYLGAVDGLAQGSSLYDFTRGAAPFTYPPFAAVVFAPLTWAPTLVVQVAWTVATLGTVAALATLVMHDRRTGIPALAALVTRHRTTGSAALETSRQTTESAALEMSHRTTGSAAPEMSHRPTGIAGAVGVAALVLVVSAPVSSNLKYGQVSLFLVALVVADLLVLRRTGWNGVLIGIAAAVKLTPLIFVPLLWFSGRKRAAVTAAVTFAGCGLAGALALPGDSWRFWAGEIFHVSRLGYITGVGNQSLNGALMRLDVPDHARSVLVLAIGGGIAAAGLVRGVRLARENHWLGAAVVVGAASVVLSPVSWTHHQVWLVAAALLPVAGPAWVRLGWPVTVLALMVLPVTALEPLSESRLLLAILVAALIPVHDGTRSRPREKALLYEETRR, encoded by the coding sequence ATGGCTAAGCGGTGGATCTGGGTGGCGGCCGTCGTGGCAGGTCTCGTCTCGGCCGGTGTGGCGCTGGGGCGGCCGGCGCAGTTCCGGCTCACCGATCTGTCCGTCTATCTGGGCGCGGTCGACGGGCTCGCCCAGGGCAGCAGCCTGTACGACTTCACGCGAGGGGCCGCGCCCTTCACGTATCCGCCGTTCGCCGCCGTGGTCTTCGCGCCGTTGACCTGGGCGCCGACCCTCGTCGTCCAGGTCGCGTGGACAGTGGCCACCCTCGGCACGGTCGCCGCCCTGGCCACACTGGTCATGCACGACCGAAGAACGGGGATCCCCGCCCTGGCCGCGCTGGTCACGCGCCACCGAACGACGGGAAGCGCAGCGCTGGAGACAAGCCGCCAAACGACGGAGAGCGCAGCGCTGGAGATGAGCCACCGAACAACGGGGAGCGCGGCGCCGGAGATGAGTCACCGCCCGACAGGGATCGCGGGCGCGGTTGGGGTGGCGGCTCTGGTTCTGGTGGTCTCGGCGCCGGTTTCGTCGAATCTGAAGTACGGGCAGGTCAGCCTGTTCCTCGTCGCGCTTGTCGTAGCCGATCTGCTGGTCCTGCGGCGTACGGGATGGAACGGCGTTCTCATCGGAATCGCGGCCGCCGTCAAGCTCACGCCGCTGATCTTTGTGCCGCTGCTGTGGTTCTCCGGGCGGAAGCGGGCGGCGGTCACGGCGGCGGTGACGTTCGCCGGGTGCGGGCTGGCCGGGGCGCTCGCGCTGCCGGGTGACTCGTGGCGGTTCTGGGCGGGCGAGATCTTCCATGTGAGCCGGCTCGGCTACATCACCGGCGTGGGCAACCAGTCGCTCAACGGCGCCCTCATGCGGCTCGATGTGCCGGATCACGCGCGGTCGGTGCTGGTGCTCGCGATCGGCGGGGGCATCGCCGCAGCGGGGCTGGTCCGGGGCGTACGGCTGGCTCGGGAGAACCACTGGCTCGGAGCCGCCGTGGTGGTGGGGGCGGCCAGCGTGGTGTTGTCACCGGTGTCGTGGACCCATCACCAGGTCTGGCTCGTGGCGGCCGCGTTGTTGCCGGTTGCCGGGCCGGCATGGGTACGGCTCGGCTGGCCGGTGACCGTGCTGGCCCTGATGGTGCTGCCGGTGACGGCCCTGGAACCGCTGAGCGAGTCACGGCTGCTGCTGGCGATCCTCGTGGCGGCGCTGATCCCGGTGCACGACGGAACCCGCAGTCGGCCGCGCGAAAAGGCGCTGCTCTACGAGGAGACCCGGCGCTGA
- a CDS encoding PadR family transcriptional regulator, whose product MGEPRITASVLKVLAGLLADPGAQRYGLELMQQSGLPSGTLYPILARLERAGWVESHWEQIDPVAEGRPSRRYYQLTPDGTVAARREVALMQQQMSRATGPAGRPQEA is encoded by the coding sequence ATGGGTGAGCCCCGGATCACGGCGTCGGTGCTGAAGGTTCTGGCGGGGCTGCTCGCCGACCCGGGCGCGCAGCGATACGGCCTCGAGCTGATGCAGCAGTCCGGGCTGCCCAGCGGCACGCTCTATCCGATCCTGGCCCGGCTCGAACGCGCGGGCTGGGTCGAGTCGCACTGGGAACAGATCGACCCGGTCGCCGAGGGCCGCCCGAGCCGCCGCTACTACCAGCTGACCCCCGACGGCACAGTTGCCGCCCGGCGTGAGGTCGCCCTCATGCAGCAGCAGATGTCCCGCGCGACCGGGCCGGCGGGCCGCCCCCAGGAGGCGTGA